A portion of the Blastopirellula sediminis genome contains these proteins:
- a CDS encoding gamma-glutamylcyclotransferase family protein, producing MANEIAAMFAYGTLKRGEEREKFWPARPLTVVTAFTQGRLYELGEFPGLIRGEDRIQGELWIFKHRDIVRVIEALDVVEDYPRLYLREEFACETFDGQPISATAYVYAQPAKLTDAMRILPNEQGVVNWKPQSRL from the coding sequence ATGGCTAACGAAATCGCGGCGATGTTCGCTTACGGCACGCTTAAGCGGGGCGAAGAGCGGGAAAAGTTCTGGCCAGCTCGACCATTGACCGTGGTGACCGCGTTTACCCAAGGGCGGCTCTACGAACTCGGCGAATTCCCTGGCCTGATCCGCGGTGAGGACCGGATTCAGGGGGAACTCTGGATCTTCAAGCATCGCGACATCGTGCGCGTGATCGAAGCGCTGGATGTGGTTGAAGACTATCCGCGGCTCTATCTGCGGGAAGAGTTCGCGTGCGAGACGTTTGATGGACAGCCGATCTCGGCGACGGCGTACGTTTACGCCCAGCCAGCGAAGCTGACCGACGCGATGCGGATCCTGCCGAACGAGCAGGGCGTCGTTAACTGGAAGCCTCAGTCACGGCTGTAG
- a CDS encoding helix-turn-helix transcriptional regulator: MARNEQLIRQHKILQILEPSRYGYLLEEIRDDLVTQLGLTSLHVRTVRRDLEALQAAGVDVDSHESPRGRVWKMGSGARGMHKINASATELIALSLGRDLMLPLAGTPFWIGIESFWNKIQEELPGSIWDHYHKYRQVLHVSGITPKSYKDQEGVLKTINRAIQQHRVVQISYQTLGQPTPKQREIEPYGVVLYQSSIYIVAAAREVEDPETRVRHWKLDRFKKAEALDDYFKPPKDFDLEQHLAQSIGIFASEKPQNFKIRISSFAAAWVREDPWHPEQKIEPQEDGSVILTVKAANDLEIIPRVLALGPEAEVLSPASCRKAVAERVKRLAQIYSRD, from the coding sequence GTGGCACGCAACGAACAGCTGATTCGACAGCACAAAATCTTGCAGATCCTCGAACCTTCGCGGTACGGGTACCTGCTCGAAGAAATTCGGGACGATCTGGTCACGCAGTTGGGCCTGACGTCGCTACACGTGCGGACGGTGCGGCGCGATCTGGAAGCGCTGCAAGCGGCAGGCGTCGACGTCGACAGTCACGAATCGCCCCGCGGTCGCGTCTGGAAAATGGGATCGGGCGCCCGCGGCATGCACAAGATCAATGCGTCGGCGACGGAGCTGATCGCCCTGTCGCTCGGCCGCGATCTGATGTTGCCCTTGGCCGGCACGCCGTTCTGGATCGGCATCGAATCGTTCTGGAACAAGATCCAGGAAGAGCTCCCAGGCTCGATCTGGGATCACTATCACAAGTATCGCCAAGTGCTGCACGTCAGCGGCATCACGCCGAAGTCGTACAAAGATCAGGAAGGGGTTCTGAAGACGATCAACCGCGCGATTCAGCAACATCGCGTGGTGCAGATCTCCTATCAAACGCTCGGCCAACCGACGCCCAAACAACGCGAGATCGAACCGTACGGCGTAGTCCTCTATCAATCGAGCATCTACATCGTCGCCGCAGCTCGCGAAGTGGAAGATCCCGAGACCCGCGTGCGGCACTGGAAGCTCGACCGCTTCAAGAAGGCCGAAGCGCTCGACGATTACTTCAAACCGCCGAAGGACTTTGATCTCGAACAGCACCTGGCCCAATCGATCGGCATCTTCGCGTCGGAGAAGCCGCAGAACTTCAAGATTCGGATCAGCAGTTTCGCGGCGGCCTGGGTGCGAGAAGATCCTTGGCACCCGGAACAGAAGATCGAACCGCAAGAGGACGGCAGCGTGATCCTGACGGTCAAAGCGGCCAACGACCTGGAAATCATTCCGCGCGTTTTGGCCCTTGGCCCCGAAGCGGAGGTGTTATCGCCGGCCTCGTGTCGCAAAGCGGTCGCCGAGCGGGTCAAACGACTCGCCCAGATCTACAGCCGTGACTGA
- a CDS encoding DUF932 domain-containing protein, translating into MKWNFEYGQARIKDFQVTAERDTRSGKVDVKSVDLHGEKLTPTPRFWRSMFQRFGFSESVFRYFDHGEVFQRIAACTPSDTVRYCVERSPQGKSRLLSISNPKRPVITHEEVTDLVERYDGSDVNYADGIITSTHRPRSGDCTFQIGGDHFKHRFVMETPIDGFSQPRIFLSFLRMVCSNGAIGYSRAFRSDVSLGKDIGHCISRALDSYDNGEGYAALRQRFESAQTSWASLHECNSLYKILCKFERGKSISIDTVMPDFHKMTGRLHELYGMANLDALSEKRQRILPARCRIYDLVNFASEVATHHADADANRSLQAFIGTLISDEYDMEGTATDSTEFADLLLSGASAALN; encoded by the coding sequence ATGAAATGGAACTTCGAATACGGACAGGCTCGGATCAAAGATTTTCAAGTCACCGCCGAGCGCGATACGCGCAGCGGCAAGGTCGATGTGAAGTCGGTCGATTTGCACGGCGAAAAGCTGACGCCGACGCCCCGCTTCTGGCGTTCGATGTTCCAACGGTTCGGTTTTTCCGAAAGCGTCTTCCGTTACTTCGACCATGGCGAAGTCTTCCAGCGGATCGCGGCTTGTACGCCAAGCGACACGGTTCGCTACTGCGTCGAACGTTCGCCGCAAGGGAAATCGCGATTGCTCTCAATCAGCAATCCAAAGCGTCCCGTGATTACCCACGAAGAGGTGACTGACCTGGTCGAGCGTTACGACGGATCCGACGTCAACTACGCCGACGGGATCATCACCAGCACGCATCGCCCGCGCAGCGGCGACTGCACGTTCCAGATCGGCGGCGATCATTTCAAACATCGCTTTGTGATGGAAACGCCGATCGACGGCTTCAGCCAGCCTCGGATCTTTCTTTCGTTCCTGCGCATGGTTTGCTCCAACGGGGCGATCGGCTACAGCCGCGCCTTTCGCAGCGACGTCAGCCTCGGCAAGGACATCGGCCACTGCATCAGCCGCGCCCTAGACAGCTACGACAACGGCGAAGGTTACGCCGCGCTGCGGCAGCGATTTGAAAGCGCCCAGACGTCGTGGGCGTCGCTGCACGAGTGCAACTCCCTTTACAAGATTCTGTGCAAGTTCGAGCGTGGGAAATCGATCTCGATCGACACGGTGATGCCCGACTTCCACAAAATGACGGGGCGGCTGCACGAGCTGTACGGCATGGCGAATCTCGACGCACTCTCCGAAAAGCGGCAACGTATTTTGCCGGCCCGCTGTCGGATTTACGACCTGGTCAATTTCGCCAGCGAAGTAGCGACCCATCATGCCGACGCCGACGCCAATCGGAGCCTGCAAGCCTTTATCGGCACGCTCATTTCCGACGAATACGACATGGAGGGAACGGCGACCGATTCGACCGAATTCGCTGATTTGCTGCTGTCCGGAGCGAGCGCCGCGCTCAATTAG